A single region of the Psychrobacter alimentarius genome encodes:
- a CDS encoding PACE efflux transporter produces MITLSPLKRRFIYVTSFEIIAIILSTLILMKLSHSDAAESLPIAVMMSMAAVIWNFIYNTVFEAWERRRQIVRRTLWIRSAHAFGFEGGLVLICLPLYMIWYDVGLVKAFMMEVALLLFFLVYTFTFTLIFDKIFSLPYQHESASAS; encoded by the coding sequence TTGATTACTTTATCCCCACTCAAACGTCGCTTCATTTATGTGACATCTTTCGAAATTATCGCTATTATTTTATCTACTCTTATATTGATGAAGCTTAGTCATAGCGATGCAGCAGAATCCTTGCCTATCGCAGTAATGATGTCGATGGCAGCCGTTATTTGGAACTTTATATACAATACCGTTTTTGAAGCGTGGGAACGTCGCAGGCAAATTGTACGTCGTACGTTATGGATACGTAGTGCCCATGCTTTTGGTTTTGAAGGCGGTCTAGTATTGATCTGCTTGCCACTCTATATGATTTGGTACGATGTTGGTCTAGTAAAAGCCTTTATGATGGAGGTAGCGCTGTTGCTATTCTTCTTAGTCTATACTTTTACGTTTACTTTAATTTTTGACAAGATATTCTCATTACCTTATCAACATGAGTCAGCTTCCGCATCATAA
- the acnB gene encoding bifunctional aconitate hydratase 2/2-methylisocitrate dehydratase — MLEAYRKHVEERAELGTVPLPLNEKQVAELVELLKNPPAGEDAFLLNLLENRIPAGVDQAAYVKAAFLAAILKGETSSPLISKQKAVQILGTMQGGYNVQPLVAALDDSEVAQDAAEALKKTLLVFDAFNDVTEKAEAGNDIAKSVVQSWADAEWFLNRDAVPEKTTYTTFKVTGETNTDDLSPAQDAWSRPDIPLHSLAMHKNSRDGIDADQEGVVGPMKQIEALKEKGHPLAYVGDVVGTGSSRKSATNSVLWLMGEDIPNVPNKRGGGLVLGNNIAPIFFNTMEDSGALPIEKVAVDNLNMGDVFDIYPYEGKITKHDSDEVLSTFNLSSPTLLDEVRAGGRIPLIVGRGLTNRAREYMGLGHSDVFAKPEEPADTGKGFTLAQKMVGKACGLEGVRPGMYCEPKMTTVGSQDTTGPMTRDELKDLACLGFQADLVMQSFCHTAAYPKPVDVETQHTLPDFIMNRGGVSLRPGDGIIHSWLNRMLLPDTVGTGGDSHTRFPMGISFPAGSGLVAFAAATGVMPLDMPESVRVRFVGERQPGITLRDLVHAIPYQAIKEGYLTVDKKGKINEFNGRILEIEGLEDLTAEQAFELSDASAERSAAGCTITLSEASVTEYLNSNITLLKWMISEGYGDARTISRRVEQMQEWLANPSLMRADDDAEYAIDITIDMSDIKEPILCCPNDPDDAKTLADVAGDTIDEVFIGSCMTNIGHFRAAGKLLQDVPAGSLKTRLWIAPPTKMDARQLMEEGYYNIYAQAGARTEMPGCSLCMGNQARIAPKSTAVSTSTRNFPNRLGQGANVYLASAELAAVAAVLGKLPTNEEYQQYAGMLNSMGDEVYQYMNFDRMEDYTEEADKINVAQLS; from the coding sequence GTGTTAGAAGCTTATCGTAAACATGTCGAAGAACGTGCTGAGCTAGGAACCGTACCACTACCATTGAATGAAAAACAAGTAGCAGAGTTGGTCGAACTATTAAAAAATCCTCCAGCAGGCGAAGATGCTTTTTTATTGAACTTATTAGAAAACCGTATTCCTGCTGGTGTTGACCAAGCAGCTTACGTTAAAGCAGCATTTTTAGCCGCTATCCTAAAAGGTGAAACATCTTCACCATTGATCAGCAAGCAAAAAGCAGTCCAAATCTTAGGTACAATGCAAGGTGGCTATAACGTGCAGCCATTGGTTGCGGCATTAGATGATAGCGAAGTCGCACAAGATGCTGCTGAAGCATTGAAAAAGACATTGCTCGTCTTTGATGCATTCAATGATGTCACTGAAAAAGCAGAAGCGGGCAACGACATTGCAAAAAGCGTTGTTCAGTCTTGGGCCGATGCTGAATGGTTCTTGAACCGTGACGCAGTACCAGAAAAAACCACATACACCACGTTCAAAGTGACTGGCGAAACCAATACGGATGACTTGTCACCTGCGCAAGACGCATGGAGCCGTCCGGACATTCCACTGCATTCATTAGCCATGCACAAAAACTCACGCGATGGCATCGATGCGGATCAAGAGGGCGTTGTTGGCCCAATGAAGCAGATCGAAGCGCTTAAAGAAAAAGGCCATCCGCTAGCCTACGTGGGTGATGTTGTTGGTACTGGTTCTAGCCGTAAGTCTGCTACCAACTCAGTACTGTGGCTCATGGGTGAAGACATTCCTAACGTGCCAAACAAACGCGGTGGCGGTCTTGTACTTGGTAACAATATCGCTCCTATCTTCTTTAATACCATGGAAGATTCAGGCGCATTGCCAATCGAAAAAGTCGCGGTTGATAACCTAAACATGGGTGATGTGTTTGATATCTATCCATACGAAGGCAAAATCACGAAGCATGACTCTGACGAAGTACTTTCTACTTTCAACTTGAGTTCGCCAACATTGCTTGATGAAGTACGTGCTGGTGGCCGTATTCCATTGATCGTTGGTCGTGGTTTGACTAACCGTGCTCGTGAATATATGGGTCTTGGTCATTCAGACGTATTTGCTAAGCCAGAAGAACCAGCTGATACTGGTAAAGGCTTCACCCTTGCACAAAAAATGGTTGGTAAAGCTTGCGGTCTAGAAGGCGTACGTCCTGGTATGTACTGTGAACCAAAAATGACCACCGTCGGTTCTCAAGATACAACAGGCCCAATGACGCGTGATGAGCTAAAAGATTTGGCATGTTTGGGCTTCCAAGCGGATCTCGTGATGCAGTCATTCTGTCACACAGCCGCTTATCCAAAGCCAGTTGACGTTGAGACTCAGCATACACTACCTGACTTTATCATGAACCGTGGTGGTGTCAGCTTGCGCCCAGGTGACGGTATCATCCACTCATGGTTGAACCGTATGCTACTTCCAGATACCGTTGGTACTGGTGGTGACTCGCACACTCGTTTCCCAATGGGTATTTCGTTCCCAGCCGGTTCTGGCTTGGTAGCATTTGCTGCAGCAACTGGTGTGATGCCACTTGATATGCCTGAATCTGTCCGTGTTCGTTTCGTGGGTGAGCGTCAGCCTGGTATCACGCTACGTGACCTAGTACATGCGATTCCTTATCAAGCGATCAAAGAAGGTTACTTAACCGTTGACAAGAAAGGTAAAATCAACGAGTTTAACGGCCGCATCCTTGAGATTGAAGGTCTAGAAGACTTGACCGCTGAGCAGGCGTTTGAGCTATCTGATGCCTCAGCTGAGCGTAGTGCTGCTGGTTGTACCATCACTTTGTCTGAAGCGTCAGTGACTGAGTACCTAAACTCAAACATCACGCTACTTAAGTGGATGATCTCTGAAGGCTATGGCGATGCGCGTACCATCAGTCGCCGTGTTGAGCAAATGCAAGAGTGGTTGGCTAATCCAAGCCTCATGCGTGCTGATGACGACGCGGAATACGCCATTGACATCACCATCGATATGTCTGACATCAAAGAACCAATCCTTTGCTGCCCGAATGATCCAGATGATGCCAAAACCTTGGCTGATGTGGCTGGCGATACCATTGATGAAGTATTCATTGGTTCATGTATGACCAATATCGGTCATTTCCGTGCCGCGGGTAAACTGCTACAAGACGTACCAGCAGGAAGCCTAAAAACTCGTCTATGGATTGCACCGCCGACCAAGATGGATGCACGACAGTTGATGGAAGAAGGATACTACAACATCTATGCTCAAGCTGGCGCTCGTACTGAGATGCCTGGTTGTTCACTATGTATGGGTAACCAAGCACGTATCGCACCGAAGTCTACTGCGGTATCGACGTCTACGCGTAACTTCCCTAACCGTTTGGGTCAAGGCGCTAACGTATATCTGGCTTCTGCAGAGCTTGCAGCAGTTGCCGCCGTACTTGGTAAATTACCAACGAATGAAGAATATCAGCAGTATGCTGGCATGCTAAACAGCATGGGCGATGAAGTCTATCAATATATGAACTTCGATCGTATGGAAGACTATACGGAAGAAGCTGATAAGATTAACGTTGCTCAGTTGAGTTAA
- a CDS encoding carboxymuconolactone decarboxylase family protein — protein sequence MNDNRETDQDTSISITAHYKNGLKVRTEVMGEDHVKRSLETATGFTQPLQDWIIEHAWGSTWQDDSVLPRKYRSLITIAFLIAQKSPNELKGHIEGAINNGASVAEIREILMHSLPYCGAPTTQEAFRAAIEALNELNIDIDI from the coding sequence ATGAACGATAATAGGGAAACCGATCAAGATACGAGTATAAGCATTACTGCTCATTACAAAAATGGTTTAAAGGTTCGTACCGAGGTGATGGGTGAAGATCATGTAAAGCGGTCATTAGAGACTGCTACTGGTTTTACTCAGCCTTTACAAGATTGGATCATTGAACATGCTTGGGGTAGTACGTGGCAAGATGATTCGGTATTACCGCGCAAATATCGCTCATTAATCACGATTGCCTTTTTGATTGCGCAAAAAAGTCCAAATGAATTAAAAGGACACATCGAAGGCGCGATTAATAATGGTGCAAGTGTCGCTGAGATTCGAGAAATCCTAATGCATAGCTTGCCATACTGCGGTGCACCTACTACTCAAGAAGCGTTTCGCGCTGCCATAGAAGCACTGAATGAGTTGAATATCGATATTGATATTTAA
- the lipA gene encoding lipoyl synthase, translating to MTTAVQTHVPAAKAKPKKAIQGEKLRGYDKVARIPIKVIPTVEAKKKPDWIRVKMSSPAEVARIKATLREQKLYTVCEEAACPNLPQCFADGTATFMIMGDICTRRCPFCDVGHGRPNELDKDEPRHTAETIQGLQLKYAVITSVDRDDLKDGGAGHFVEVLNESRALSPNCLIEILVPDFRGRMDIALDLLTETAPDVFNHNIETVPRLYKAFRPGSDYQHSLDLLKIYKERRPDIATKCGFMVGLGETEEEIYALLDDLKAHDVDMITIGQYLQPSKNHAPVDRYVHPDEFQRYMDYGKKIGFFSIWAGPMVRSSYFADRQYYGEDCPAPIRSKKALEAEGKLGC from the coding sequence ATGACAACTGCCGTACAAACCCATGTCCCTGCCGCCAAGGCCAAACCCAAAAAGGCGATCCAAGGCGAAAAATTGCGTGGCTATGATAAAGTTGCGCGTATCCCAATTAAAGTAATCCCAACGGTTGAGGCAAAGAAGAAGCCTGACTGGATCCGAGTAAAAATGTCGTCGCCTGCTGAAGTGGCGCGCATCAAAGCCACTCTTCGTGAGCAGAAGCTTTATACCGTTTGTGAAGAAGCGGCCTGCCCTAACTTGCCGCAGTGTTTTGCCGACGGTACGGCAACCTTTATGATCATGGGTGATATCTGTACGCGTCGCTGTCCATTCTGTGATGTCGGTCATGGTCGCCCTAATGAGCTAGATAAGGATGAGCCACGTCATACTGCCGAAACCATTCAAGGTCTACAGCTTAAATATGCCGTCATTACCTCTGTCGATCGTGACGATCTAAAAGATGGTGGTGCAGGACATTTTGTAGAAGTATTAAACGAATCAAGAGCGCTTAGCCCCAACTGTTTGATTGAAATCCTAGTGCCAGATTTCCGTGGCCGCATGGATATCGCTCTAGACTTATTGACAGAGACCGCACCAGATGTGTTTAACCACAATATCGAAACGGTACCACGTCTATACAAAGCTTTCCGTCCAGGTTCTGACTATCAGCATTCGCTTGACTTGCTCAAGATTTATAAAGAGCGTCGTCCTGATATCGCAACCAAATGCGGCTTTATGGTGGGTCTTGGTGAGACTGAAGAAGAAATTTATGCGTTGCTTGACGATTTAAAAGCGCATGATGTCGATATGATTACGATTGGTCAATACTTACAACCAAGCAAAAACCATGCACCAGTCGATCGTTACGTTCATCCAGATGAATTTCAACGTTATATGGACTACGGCAAAAAGATTGGTTTCTTTAGCATTTGGGCAGGCCCGATGGTACGCTCAAGTTATTTCGCTGATCGTCAATACTATGGTGAAGATTGCCCAGCCCCTATTCGCAGCAAAAAAGCGTTAGAAGCTGAAGGCAAACTTGGCTGTTAA
- a CDS encoding TRAP transporter permease, which yields MNSQVTDHNNDLPIHSNTDSKTNVDAELEVQAHNKAILEKYDRESITRHITQGPVKYFIAGICILYSLFHLYITFNPMPALLQRSVHVGVGFALIFLIFPASKKSSRKRVAWYDWIWFALSLSGMAYLIYEYQDIVTSRGGMANMTDVIFSLITVICVLEGSRRITGWILPILAAIFLAYPFVSHLNFMPDRLLTRPYDMGDIFGQLFLKTEGLYSVAIGASVTFIFLFILFGAFLARSGMGQLFNDLALAIAGHKKGGPAKVAVISSGFMGSINGSALSNVVSTGAFTIPLMKKVGYHKDFAGAVEASASVGGQILPPIMGASAFIMAETTGLPYSTIALAALLPAILYYLGVIAQVHFRAGRRDLKGIAKESLPAVKEVLKARGHMLLPIVFLIFLLIRNVPVGYAAAYTIGFTILVSMLRAETRMSFADILGALEDGARQSLAVMAACAVVGIIIGVVSLTSFGTVMTSSIVTLGAGSLFFTLILTMLASMVLGMGLPSIPAYIITATMAAPALAGFDIPILSAHMFVFYFGIFANITPPVCLAAFAGAGISGGDPMKTGFLSLKLALAGFIVPFMFIYNPTMLLIDPTGLAVTAKDFPLPPIVDIITVVVTSVMGVIALSSALEGYFKGDMNPVTRVILAIGALLLIYPEITTGIAGGVIVLGIAAWNMKTSKAPTPTVSV from the coding sequence ATGAACTCCCAAGTGACGGATCACAATAATGATTTGCCCATACATTCCAACACCGACTCTAAGACTAATGTCGACGCTGAACTTGAGGTGCAAGCCCACAATAAAGCCATATTAGAAAAATACGATCGAGAGTCAATCACGCGTCATATCACTCAAGGACCAGTAAAGTATTTCATCGCTGGTATTTGTATACTTTATTCACTTTTTCATTTGTATATTACCTTTAACCCGATGCCCGCATTATTACAGCGATCTGTGCATGTGGGCGTCGGTTTTGCGCTTATCTTCTTAATTTTCCCAGCCAGTAAAAAAAGCAGCCGCAAACGAGTGGCTTGGTATGACTGGATTTGGTTCGCTCTTTCCTTATCGGGGATGGCTTATTTGATCTATGAGTATCAAGACATTGTCACCTCACGTGGGGGCATGGCGAATATGACAGATGTCATATTTTCTTTGATTACCGTCATCTGCGTATTGGAGGGAAGTCGCCGTATCACAGGTTGGATTTTACCGATATTGGCTGCTATATTTTTGGCGTATCCGTTTGTAAGTCATTTGAATTTTATGCCAGACAGACTACTGACTCGCCCTTATGACATGGGCGATATTTTTGGTCAATTATTTCTAAAAACTGAAGGCTTGTATTCTGTTGCGATCGGCGCATCGGTTACTTTTATCTTCTTATTCATCCTCTTTGGTGCCTTCTTAGCACGATCAGGGATGGGACAGCTCTTCAATGATTTAGCATTGGCTATTGCTGGCCATAAAAAAGGCGGTCCTGCAAAAGTCGCAGTTATTTCCAGTGGCTTTATGGGAAGTATTAATGGGTCGGCGCTGTCGAACGTGGTGAGTACAGGCGCTTTTACCATCCCTTTGATGAAAAAAGTTGGTTATCACAAAGATTTTGCTGGCGCGGTTGAGGCGAGTGCGTCTGTCGGCGGGCAGATATTGCCACCAATTATGGGTGCCAGTGCATTCATTATGGCAGAGACTACAGGCCTGCCTTATAGCACAATTGCGTTGGCAGCATTATTACCAGCTATATTGTATTATTTGGGCGTAATTGCACAGGTGCATTTTCGGGCGGGGCGTCGCGATTTAAAAGGCATTGCAAAAGAGAGCTTGCCTGCGGTAAAAGAAGTGTTAAAAGCACGCGGTCATATGCTATTACCGATTGTCTTTTTGATTTTCTTATTAATCAGAAACGTACCTGTCGGCTATGCCGCAGCTTATACCATTGGGTTTACTATTTTGGTAAGTATGCTACGTGCTGAGACTCGTATGAGCTTTGCAGACATTTTGGGCGCACTAGAAGATGGTGCGCGCCAGTCGCTCGCGGTAATGGCTGCTTGTGCGGTCGTTGGTATTATTATTGGGGTTGTGAGTCTGACCAGCTTTGGTACAGTGATGACATCTTCTATCGTCACGCTTGGTGCAGGATCGCTGTTCTTCACGCTTATTTTAACGATGCTAGCATCTATGGTCTTGGGGATGGGGCTACCGTCTATTCCTGCTTATATTATCACCGCGACAATGGCTGCTCCAGCCTTGGCTGGTTTTGATATTCCGATCTTATCAGCGCACATGTTTGTATTTTACTTCGGTATCTTTGCTAATATTACACCGCCTGTGTGTTTGGCAGCCTTTGCTGGTGCTGGCATCTCGGGTGGTGATCCGATGAAAACTGGGTTCTTATCGCTCAAACTGGCGCTGGCAGGATTTATTGTGCCCTTCATGTTTATCTATAACCCAACGATGTTGTTGATAGATCCGACAGGTCTAGCGGTAACGGCCAAGGATTTCCCGCTACCACCGATTGTAGATATCATTACGGTTGTTGTGACGTCGGTCATGGGTGTCATCGCTTTAAGCTCAGCATTGGAAGGATACTTTAAAGGAGACATGAATCCGGTGACTCGTGTTATCTTAGCCATTGGTGCTCTATTACTGATTTATCCTGAAATTACCACAGGCATTGCAGGTGGTGTTATCGTTCTTGGTATTGCAGCATGGAATATGAAGACAAGTAAAGCACCTACACCAACGGTGAGTGTTTGA
- a CDS encoding DUF1850 domain-containing protein: MTNKQPNKLLWLVSGAAGIAALMFFTLWMGFAQQSVVEVRVAGLEGDDDKVCYFTDPDFELRWIHSVEKQWWEEQYQRMDDELLLTTTYFEAFGAGTPSTEKLAPVQKPGYLGYQIDEKLPNLNWVVSRLTKGEINYGGHRFLIHQWVPDYSEVVIMPKTYGLIDRLEKDLCHELPSDGSQ, translated from the coding sequence ATGACGAACAAGCAGCCAAATAAATTATTATGGTTAGTCAGTGGCGCAGCAGGCATTGCGGCACTGATGTTTTTTACTCTATGGATGGGCTTCGCTCAACAATCTGTTGTTGAAGTACGAGTCGCAGGACTAGAGGGTGATGACGACAAGGTTTGTTATTTTACCGACCCTGATTTTGAGCTGCGCTGGATACATTCTGTAGAAAAGCAATGGTGGGAAGAGCAATACCAACGCATGGACGATGAGTTGCTACTGACCACCACTTATTTTGAGGCTTTCGGGGCAGGCACGCCCTCTACCGAAAAACTCGCTCCCGTACAAAAACCTGGCTATCTGGGTTATCAAATCGATGAAAAGCTGCCTAACCTCAATTGGGTAGTATCTAGACTGACCAAAGGTGAGATTAATTACGGTGGCCATCGTTTTTTGATTCATCAATGGGTGCCAGACTATTCTGAAGTGGTGATCATGCCTAAGACGTATGGTTTAATTGATAGACTTGAAAAGGACTTGTGTCATGAACTCCCAAGTGACGGATCACAATAA
- a CDS encoding TAXI family TRAP transporter solute-binding subunit, which yields MLNSLKSPLLLSAMLSAILGLTACSSPSSENSESAAADSSATDENKLDTKFLTIATGGASGPYNIIGTSLSEVYVKTFGVNSKTQTTGASVENVNLLTQGKVDMVLALSDVVTDAVEGKNNFDKPITNIQQLAVLYPNVVQIVTTKKSGIKNIEDLKGKRIAVGDQGSGTEVNARTLLEGFGITYDDVTVDYLGFSEAADGMKAGKIEAAFFSSGLPNSSLMELEQGLDLQLVTIDQNKLKEIIQSKPYFKTFEIPAGTYGNDAAIPTAAIMNALLVSSDLSEADGYKLTKALFDNLDGLKTAHQAANDISLETASEGMVAPIHPGAKKYYDEQAAK from the coding sequence ATGCTCAATTCTCTAAAATCCCCATTACTTTTATCAGCAATGCTAAGTGCCATTTTAGGTCTGACAGCGTGCTCATCTCCAAGCTCAGAGAACAGTGAAAGCGCAGCGGCAGATAGTAGTGCTACGGACGAAAATAAGCTTGATACTAAGTTTCTTACCATCGCGACAGGCGGTGCATCAGGCCCTTACAACATCATCGGTACTTCATTATCAGAAGTCTATGTAAAGACTTTTGGAGTCAACTCAAAAACGCAGACCACCGGTGCCTCAGTTGAAAACGTCAATCTATTGACTCAAGGTAAAGTTGATATGGTGCTGGCGCTCAGCGACGTGGTTACAGACGCGGTCGAAGGCAAAAACAACTTTGATAAGCCAATCACCAATATTCAACAGCTGGCTGTCTTGTATCCTAACGTGGTGCAAATCGTCACCACCAAAAAATCGGGTATTAAAAATATTGAAGACCTAAAAGGCAAGCGCATTGCAGTAGGGGATCAAGGCTCTGGAACAGAAGTAAATGCGCGAACGTTATTAGAAGGGTTTGGGATTACTTATGATGATGTGACAGTTGATTATCTTGGCTTCTCTGAAGCAGCCGATGGCATGAAAGCAGGTAAAATTGAAGCAGCGTTCTTTAGTAGTGGTCTTCCAAACTCATCGTTGATGGAATTAGAGCAGGGCTTAGACTTGCAATTGGTTACTATCGATCAAAACAAACTCAAAGAAATCATTCAGTCAAAACCTTACTTTAAAACCTTTGAGATTCCTGCTGGTACTTATGGCAATGACGCTGCGATTCCAACCGCCGCCATTATGAATGCCTTATTGGTTAGCTCTGATCTGTCAGAAGCAGATGGCTATAAGTTGACCAAAGCATTATTTGATAATTTGGATGGTCTAAAAACAGCGCACCAAGCCGCCAACGATATCAGTCTAGAAACGGCTAGTGAAGGTATGGTCGCTCCAATTCATCCTGGCGCGAAAAAGTACTATGACGAACAAGCAGCCAAATAA
- a CDS encoding alpha/beta fold hydrolase, with protein MISHPDTSNDHILSSDNIHYLHHSFFEPSNQDMAIKATLLIVHGMAEHSGRYTDFAQFLANNGIAVATYDQLGHGQTVKTEEDLGFFGEEHPVQSLLKDVVVMADSLKSRHPNVPHFVMGHSMGSFIVRNVLKHHAHNFSGAILMGTADTNPLTKVLLPINRLLARVAPRQPNKVLGTVMNKVLNFRLDNHTSSSPFAWLSENPANVAAYEADPMSGFDFTNNGFMTLFSLMETGLNKRWSTTIAKNFPMLFISGEEDPIGDMGKGIRKIVTRLNKQNFSTVDIQLYANMRHEPLHETDNQSVYEDILEWLESNIPNR; from the coding sequence ATGATTAGCCACCCTGATACAAGTAACGATCACATTCTTTCCTCTGACAACATCCACTACTTACATCACAGTTTTTTTGAACCAAGCAATCAAGACATGGCGATAAAGGCCACGTTGTTGATTGTACATGGCATGGCAGAACACAGTGGTCGCTATACAGATTTTGCACAGTTTTTGGCAAATAACGGTATCGCTGTAGCAACTTACGATCAGCTTGGTCATGGTCAGACCGTTAAAACAGAAGAAGACTTAGGTTTTTTTGGTGAAGAACACCCAGTACAGTCGTTGTTAAAAGACGTCGTTGTTATGGCAGATAGCCTAAAGTCTCGCCACCCTAACGTACCGCATTTTGTGATGGGTCATTCTATGGGCTCGTTCATTGTACGCAACGTACTCAAGCATCATGCACACAATTTTTCGGGTGCCATTCTGATGGGAACAGCTGATACCAACCCATTGACCAAAGTATTGCTGCCTATTAATCGATTACTGGCACGAGTCGCTCCTAGACAACCAAATAAAGTATTGGGGACAGTCATGAACAAGGTGCTGAACTTCAGACTCGATAATCACACGTCTTCCTCGCCATTTGCTTGGTTGAGCGAGAACCCAGCCAATGTTGCCGCTTATGAAGCCGATCCAATGAGCGGTTTTGATTTTACTAATAATGGCTTTATGACGTTGTTTTCACTCATGGAGACAGGTTTAAACAAACGCTGGTCTACCACGATTGCCAAAAACTTCCCAATGCTATTTATTAGTGGTGAAGAAGATCCAATCGGTGATATGGGTAAAGGCATTCGTAAAATTGTCACGCGCTTAAACAAGCAAAATTTTAGCACCGTAGATATTCAGCTCTATGCCAACATGCGTCATGAGCCATTGCATGAAACAGACAATCAGAGTGTCTATGAGGATATTTTGGAGTGGTTAGAGAGCAATATTCCTAATCGCTAA
- the dapD gene encoding 2,3,4,5-tetrahydropyridine-2,6-dicarboxylate N-succinyltransferase, producing the protein MSLQQTIEQAFENRNEYSPSTMPQDVREAVEQVLEQLDNGTLRVAEKKDGEWVVNQWAKKAVLLSFRLNDNYVQAAGEHVQFYDKVPTKFADWTEAQFKEAGVRVVPPAVARKGSYIAAGAVLMPSYVNIGAYVDQGAMVDTWATVGSCAQIGKNVHLSGGVGIGGVLEPLQANPTIIEDNCFIGARSEIVEGVIVEEGAVISMGVYIGQSTRIYDRETGEIHRGRVPAGSVVVPGSLPSEDGTHSLYAAIIVKKVDAQTRAKTAVNELLRLD; encoded by the coding sequence ATGTCACTACAACAAACCATCGAACAAGCTTTTGAAAATCGCAACGAATACAGCCCAAGCACCATGCCACAAGACGTTCGTGAAGCGGTCGAGCAAGTACTTGAGCAATTAGATAACGGTACATTACGCGTTGCAGAAAAAAAGGATGGCGAATGGGTCGTAAACCAGTGGGCGAAAAAGGCCGTTTTACTATCTTTCCGTCTCAATGACAACTATGTTCAAGCCGCTGGCGAACATGTACAGTTTTATGACAAAGTACCGACTAAGTTTGCAGATTGGACCGAAGCTCAGTTTAAAGAAGCTGGCGTACGTGTTGTACCACCAGCCGTTGCACGCAAAGGCTCATATATTGCAGCTGGTGCTGTACTTATGCCATCGTATGTCAATATTGGCGCTTACGTCGATCAAGGCGCTATGGTAGACACTTGGGCAACTGTGGGTTCATGTGCTCAAATCGGTAAAAATGTTCATTTATCAGGTGGCGTTGGTATCGGTGGTGTATTAGAGCCATTACAAGCCAATCCGACTATTATCGAAGACAACTGCTTTATCGGTGCTCGCTCTGAAATCGTTGAAGGCGTGATCGTAGAAGAAGGCGCTGTCATCTCTATGGGTGTGTATATCGGTCAATCTACGCGTATTTATGATCGTGAAACTGGCGAAATTCATCGTGGTCGTGTACCAGCTGGTTCTGTTGTCGTACCAGGTAGCTTGCCATCAGAAGATGGCACACACAGCTTATATGCTGCGATTATCGTGAAAAAAGTTGATGCACAAACGCGTGCAAAAACCGCTGTAAATGAGTTATTGCGTTTAGACTAA
- the queE gene encoding 7-carboxy-7-deazaguanine synthase QueE, translating to MSILRNATIPVTDPEAGLRLTEIFYSLQGEALTSGLPTIFVRLTGCPLRCVYCDTEYAFTGGERQSLDTIISMIKSHPCKRICLTGGEPLAQPNAIELMKRLLSEDYEISLETAGALTVENVPPAVSKVMDLKTPSSGEVDKNLWSNLDYLTQHDQIKFVIMNREDYEWAKAKLAEHKLNERVGTVWFSPMFNVGEDVDEDIGPDVPVLARELAEWILVDALPVRFQLQLHKIIWADAKGK from the coding sequence ATGTCAATCTTACGTAATGCCACCATCCCTGTCACAGATCCTGAAGCGGGTCTACGTTTGACAGAAATATTTTACTCCTTACAAGGTGAAGCGCTGACCTCAGGCTTACCAACGATATTTGTGCGCCTGACTGGCTGTCCATTACGCTGTGTCTATTGTGATACCGAATACGCCTTTACTGGCGGTGAACGTCAATCATTGGATACAATTATATCGATGATAAAAAGCCATCCATGTAAACGCATCTGCTTGACTGGCGGTGAACCTCTCGCTCAACCAAACGCGATTGAGTTGATGAAGCGTTTGCTGAGCGAAGACTATGAGATATCGCTTGAAACGGCCGGCGCTCTGACAGTAGAAAATGTTCCACCCGCTGTCAGTAAAGTGATGGATCTCAAAACGCCAAGCTCAGGTGAAGTTGATAAAAACTTATGGTCAAATCTCGACTATTTGACTCAGCATGATCAAATCAAATTCGTCATTATGAACCGCGAAGACTATGAGTGGGCAAAAGCAAAACTGGCTGAACATAAACTCAATGAACGGGTTGGTACGGTTTGGTTTTCGCCCATGTTCAATGTTGGAGAGGATGTTGATGAGGACATCGGTCCTGATGTACCCGTATTGGCACGCGAACTAGCAGAATGGATATTGGTTGACGCTCTGCCCGTACGCTTTCAGTTGCAACTACACAAAATCATTTGGGCAGACGCCAAGGGCAAATAA